CCATTCAGGAAAGTAGCTACGAAAACTTGATTTTCACCTTCAGCTCCTTCTACTTGGAGCGTGAAGCTGTCATCGATTCCATCGCTCTTACAAACAGTGGTCGGACCATCTACGGTCAGTTCTCCACCTACGGCGGTGCACTCACTATCAGAAGAGCTGAGGCTACCTGCTTCCAAGAGTAACGCGCTATCGAATAATGCATCTCCTCCGTCAGCAATCACCCATCTTATTGTATACGATTCGCCTGGAGTAACGGTGAACTCACCTTCTAGTGATATAGTGCGTCCGTTGTACTCATGGTTCAGCCCGCCTTCGTTGTCCACATAGTAGGCACTATTATCCAGTCCTCCTTCAGGGCATCCTTCTTCACTCCATATATTATCTTCGATTGAGCCCGAGTTTATGGTATTGGATGTAACCAATAAATCGGTCCCGGGAACCAAAGCAATATTTTGATTGTCATATTCTCCTCCGTCGACAAATACGGCCATCACATCAGAGAATGGTGAGCACACATAAGCACTGTAATCTTCTGATGCGAACAAGTATGAAAAGCTGATATTGCTTCCTTCAGCTACAAAATCCGCTGAGAGCGAAACAGCATCATTCGTTGATTGATCAGTCAATTGTTCCAGGTCGTCATCGCCTGCAACTCCGTTTACAGTAGTTGTCGCCATCGAGTTGTTTGGACCCGCAGCGTCTACTACTACTCCTGTAGAGAGTATTACTCCTTCGCTCGCGCCGAAGTCGGCATTCATATAAGTACCGGAGGCACCTTCAGCACCAATTAAGGTTGCATTGGAGTATGTCAAATTGCCGTTGTCGTTTAGAAAGAGTTCGATCAATTCGTTCGCATCCGATGATTCGGTTGCAGAAAGCTGAGCAAACCCTGTATTTAATAAAAGACAACCCGCTAGTATTCCGAAGAATTGGGTAAAAAATCGTTTCATGTTTGGTTTTGATTAGGATTTATTGTTCAAGAAGGTTGATGTCAGAGATGGTATTGTTCCAGTCAGAAACAGACCATTCGGGTTTTCTATTAATTTGCAAGAATACCGTTGCGGTTGTTCCGTCCGCATTGGGTCTGAACATGATTAAGTTGGTGTTTTTCTCAGAGAAGAATTCTACAGCCTCTTCGATTGAATTCAATTCCAAAGAGGAAATGTCGATTGAATAGACTTCTTTGAGATTTGTAGATGGAATTTGGAAAGTTCCGTCCTCTTGAATGGCCAGTGAATTTTCAGTTTGGCCGAAGAGGGCAAGACTTGAAAAAACCATGCAAGCGATGAACATGTTCTTTAGTGTTTTCATATTAAGGTATTTAACATTAGGTTTTTGGCTACCCCGATTTTCGGAGAAGGTTTGTTGCACACACAATATTAACTACTAGCGCGGGTTTTTTTGTACGACAGTCAGCCAAAACATGAACAATGTCGTTTTCTTAACAAGCTGAGCTTTAAGATGTTTTTTTTTACGAAAGTGGGGTAGGGAAAAATCAGCTGA
The nucleotide sequence above comes from Cryomorphaceae bacterium 1068. Encoded proteins:
- a CDS encoding choice-of-anchor L domain-containing protein, with amino-acid sequence MKRFFTQFFGILAGCLLLNTGFAQLSATESSDANELIELFLNDNGNLTYSNATLIGAEGASGTYMNADFGASEGVILSTGVVVDAAGPNNSMATTTVNGVAGDDDLEQLTDQSTNDAVSLSADFVAEGSNISFSYLFASEDYSAYVCSPFSDVMAVFVDGGEYDNQNIALVPGTDLLVTSNTINSGSIEDNIWSEEGCPEGGLDNSAYYVDNEGGLNHEYNGRTISLEGEFTVTPGESYTIRWVIADGGDALFDSALLLEAGSLSSSDSECTAVGGELTVDGPTTVCKSDGIDDSFTLQVEGAEGENQVFVATFLNG